The sequence below is a genomic window from Candidatus Hydrogenedentota bacterium.
TCGGTGTAGTTGCCCAGGCCCATGAACCGCGCGGGCGCGCCAATCTCGAACTCATAGAAGGAACTGACAAAGGCCCACGCCACCGGCAGGTAGACGAAGACCGCCAGCAGCGCCAGCGTGGCGAGGGACAGGCCGTAGCAGGCCATGATCTCGCGGGCGCGGTAGCCCGGCCCGGTCCGCCGCGCCACCCCGGCGGAGGAGTCTGTCTCATGGCGCGGCATGGGGCAAATCCTTCATGGCGGCGCGGGCGGGTGCCCGCTCGTCCCAGGCGCGGCGCAGATCCTCCATCGGTATCTCCTTGCGCAGTTCCAGGTTGTCCACCGCCGCCTGCAGGTTCTCCCCCTGCCACGACATGAACCCGTCCAGGTCTATGCCGTCGTTCAGGTACAGCTCGACCATCCGGCGGAGAATCTCGTAAAACTTCAGGTCGAAGGTGAAGGCCCACTTCGTGGTGGTGTAGCGCCGGGCCAGAATCTCCTCGAACGGCTCGAGGGCGGGCAGCGTCGGCACGCCCACGATGTTCGGCAGCATGCACTCATACTCGTTCACGATCCGCTCGTAGTTCTCCGGCACGCACAGGAACTGGAGGAGCTGCATCACCCGCTTCAGCCGCTCCGAGCTCCGCATCCGCTCCGCGAAGGGCATGTCCGCGGGCGTGTCGCTCACGGCGCTGTTGGTCACCTCCAACTGCACCGCCGACCCGCCAATGACGCACATCGGCGTGTTCGACGCGTGGGGCGTGGTTTTCTCCGTAAACTGGGGCAGGTAGAAAAGGTCCCAATCGAAGCCCAGGTTCTGGTCGTTCTTCAGCCGGTAGGTCAGGGTGCAGGGGGACCAGATCATCGCGCCCCGCTGGGTGATAAACTCGCGCAGAAAGTCCAGGGTCAGGCCGATGTTCCGGTTGCAGTGCTGCCGGAATTCATACATGAGCCGCCAGCCCTCGCGGTAGCGCGGGTCCCGCTCCGTGAAGAAGCCCTGCCGGTGCAGGAAATAGATTTCCACGTCGTCCAGGTAGCCCTGCAGATAGGGTTCCCGAACCGGGTCCTGGAGCAGGTCAATGCCCGGCAGCAGACTGTAATAAAGCTGGTCGAAAATCAGGTCGTTCCCCCAGTCCGTCAGCATTTCCACATTCACAATAATCGGCGTCACCCGGCGCGGCGCGGACTCCCCCGGAAAGCGGAACTCCGTGCTTTTAATCTTCTCGCAGACCCGCATGAACTCGTCCCAGGTCTCCGGCACGGACACCCCCGCCATCCGGAAGAGGTCCTTGTTGTAGTAGATCGCCGTCTCGATCATGTCATAGCTGACGCAGTACATTTTCCCGTCGGGCGCGGCCTTGCCCCGGCTCACCGCCTGGTGCTTGAACATGTCCCACCACTGTTCGTAGCCCGGCGCGGCGGGGTCGCCCCGCTCGCGGATGAACTCGTTCGGCGCCTCCAGCCAGCCATCGAGCGGCACGTACCAGTTCTTCTGCACGTCCACCCACACATCCTCGACATTCACGCCCAGAATATCCGGCGCCATGCCGCTGCTCAACTGGGTGACCAGGTATTCGCGGTTGATGGGCGCGTTTACGACCCCGACCCGCGTGTCCGGAAAGCGCGCCTCGAACTCGCGCAGCACCGTCGCCAGCCCCTTTAGCGGCTGGCCGATGCCGAAGGGCACCACGTCGGGCATGTAGGGCGGGCCGGGGCTGATGTTCAGGAAAAACCGGACCGACTCCGGCGCGGCGGCGCGGTCCCCGGCGGTGCTGTCCCCGGCTTCGGTCTTCTCCTCTGCGGGCGGCAGCAATGCCCATGCGAAAAGGCCCAGACACACCGCCAGTGCCACACCTTTCACCGCGCGTATGGGAAAGAACCGTGTCACCCGAGCCACCTTGACCGTTAAGCCCCGAAAACAGGAGTCATCCGCAGCTTCCCCATCTTAAAGGAGCCCTCTGGAAAGGTGCAAGCCGGAGCGGCGGCGCGGCACACAATGGACAGGGTGGACGGGGTGGACAGGATGGACGGGGTGGACAAGGAAAAAGATTGGCGGCAACACCACCGGCGTCACCCAATAACGGCCCGTCAGTTCACCCGCACCTCAAAGCGCAAGTCTGCGGCCTGGTTGTCAAAATCGAGCCACAGGGTGCGGCTGGCCGCGTCCCACTGCTGTGCCACGGGCACCGCCGGGTCGGCGGTGACACTCTTGGGCTCTGCGGGCAGGAGGATGCGGGCGCGCCCGCGCGTGGCCTCAGGGCCGCGCGTGGTGAAGGTCAGCACGCCGTTCTCCACCTTCTCCCCCCGCACACGGCACGCGGCGGCGGCCACCTTGACCGCGCCGAGGCGCTTTTCCGCCCAGTCCAGGTCGTAGAGCAGGCCGCGCTCGTCGGGCCGGAGCGTCTTGCGGGTGACGACGGGCAGGGCCGCGTCAAAGAGGTCCACGAAACGCCCCTCCATCACCAGGGGCGCGTCCGACACGGACTCGTCCATCACCGAGGCGATGAGGTAGGGGCCGCGCCGCAGTTTCAGGTAGTTCTGCGTCCGCAGGGTCTCGCCGGTCTTTTCGAGCATTTCCCCGACCAGGCGCATCAGTTCCTCCGCGCCGTCCCCGTTTTTGGCAAGCCGGCTTGGCGCGGTCTCCAGCATGCGGACCCAGCCTTTTCCCACGGCCTGCGGCGCCGACTTGGCCCCCTCCGCCACGCCCAGCCGCGCAAAGAGGTCGTCCTGCGGTGTGGCGCTGTTCAAGCCTTGGTCGTTCCACCATTCGCGCACATGGTTGTAGGGGTCCTTGCCGTCATCCACGAAGAGCAGGGCGCCGCCGCCCCGCACCCAGGCGTCCAGCGCGGCGTGGTACTCCGCCTTCAGCGGCTTCTGCCCCTCATAGGTCATGAGCAGCACCCGGACACCGTCCAGCACGTTGGACTGGGGCAGGTTCTCCATCTGTACCAGTTCGGCGGGCAGGCCGTGCTTCACCAGCGGCAGGGCCAGCCCGAAGAGGTTGCTTAACTGCGGGTCGCTCGGGGTGGGCGCGGCCCGCTGGAACATCAGGGTATCCGAGACGAGGACCCCGACCCCGCGCGTGCCCGTGTCATACTCCACCTCGTCCTGTTTCATGTCGTTCAGCGCATTGATGACCGTGAGCAGTTGGGTGGCGTAATCCGCCGGGATGCCCTCGCGGTCGCCGGACTTGGTGTCCAGGTCCACTTTGGGGTAGGTGCCCTGGAAGATGCGCGACGGCCAGGGCATCACCTCGAAGCGGTAAACCTCGGGCCACATCAGCGACGAGATGACGGTGCACTCGTAGTTCAGCTTGTAGTTGTTCCAACTGTAGTTCGGGTTGTCCTCGATGGGGTCGGCCAGGAACCACACCTTGCGGCCCGTGGGCCGGACCATGCCGAGCATCTGGCTGTACTCGAGGAAGCCCGCCTCGAAGGTGCGCTCCTTCCGCGCGCCCCGGTACACCGTGGCCGAGCGGGCCGTGCCGGTCCACACCTGGGCGATGTATCCGTCCATCTCCGCCAGGTCCATGAGGCGGGACATGGGGCTGACGATGCGCCACTGGGCGTAGTTGTTCAGGCTGTGCGTGGGGACATGGCACTCGACGGTCTTCCCCTGCTCCGCCGCGCGCGCCTTGATGTGCCGGAAAACCTCGCGCAGCGCCTTGAAATAGAGCTCGTACTTGAGTTTGCTGGCCCGGTACTGCGCGTCCACGCTGGAGTCCGGCTCCTGCCACGGCTCCTTGTAAAAGAGCTCCCACTCCCGCTGGAACGCCGCGCTCCAGCCGGTCTCTGCCCAATATTCGGGCTCCTCCATGAAAATGGCCTGCGCGCCCAAGTCCACGGCGGGCTCGACCACTTTCTTGATGTACTCGATGTAGGCGTCCGAGGGCACGTTGTACCCGACGGTCGTGCTGTTCCCGTGCATGCGCAGCCGCCCCTTCTTGTCGGTCTGCACCTCGTCCCTCTTAAAGCCGTCCGGGGTCTGGTAGTAGTCGTCATAGCCACCCCAGGAGATG
It includes:
- a CDS encoding extracellular solute-binding protein gives rise to the protein MTRFFPIRAVKGVALAVCLGLFAWALLPPAEEKTEAGDSTAGDRAAAPESVRFFLNISPGPPYMPDVVPFGIGQPLKGLATVLREFEARFPDTRVGVVNAPINREYLVTQLSSGMAPDILGVNVEDVWVDVQKNWYVPLDGWLEAPNEFIRERGDPAAPGYEQWWDMFKHQAVSRGKAAPDGKMYCVSYDMIETAIYYNKDLFRMAGVSVPETWDEFMRVCEKIKSTEFRFPGESAPRRVTPIIVNVEMLTDWGNDLIFDQLYYSLLPGIDLLQDPVREPYLQGYLDDVEIYFLHRQGFFTERDPRYREGWRLMYEFRQHCNRNIGLTLDFLREFITQRGAMIWSPCTLTYRLKNDQNLGFDWDLFYLPQFTEKTTPHASNTPMCVIGGSAVQLEVTNSAVSDTPADMPFAERMRSSERLKRVMQLLQFLCVPENYERIVNEYECMLPNIVGVPTLPALEPFEEILARRYTTTKWAFTFDLKFYEILRRMVELYLNDGIDLDGFMSWQGENLQAAVDNLELRKEIPMEDLRRAWDERAPARAAMKDLPHAAP